A segment of the Lycium barbarum isolate Lr01 chromosome 7, ASM1917538v2, whole genome shotgun sequence genome:
gctactatctgttGTTTCTTGTAGTTCGAGTATATCTGTATTACTTTGTGGTAGTTATTGCTTTTTATAGTATTTTGCCATGGCTTATTCGTTTCTGTTATTTCTTTACATAGGCTTAGACATCTTGGCTCTGATGGtaattatttcatttcacttagTTGTTTTCTATGCATTTTGAAGTTGTTTGGATTTGTGGGGTTCTTTTTGTTTCTCGTTATCCGTTGATTTCtgctactatatgttgtttcttgtacttcgagtATCGTATTAATTTGTCGTAGTTATTGCTTTTTATAGTATTTTTTGCCGTGACTTATTCGTTTCTGTTATTTCTTCACATAGGCTTAGACATCTTGGTTCTGATGGtaattatttcatttcacttagTTGTTTTCTGCAATTTGAAGTTATTTGGATTTATGGGGTTCTTTTTGTTCTAGTTAatttgatatgatatatataatttttttttttttaacattttgaTGCAGCTTAGTAATATGTGCTCAATAATTATCATTACCTAAAGTTAATTCTACTCTCCAAAAAGCATATAAGTCCATTTTATTGCTTCCTTCACATAGGCTTAGATATCTTCTTCCTTCACGTAGGCTTAGATATCTTGGCTCTGATGGtaattatttcatttcacttagTTGTTTTCTGTAATTCCCAGTTATTTGGATTTCTGGGTTTCATTTTACTTCTCATTAATTTGATGTGATTGGTTAATTTTGTTTACAGCATCGAAGGAGTTCGTTGGAGATTTATCATATCTTGTAAGATTTCTCCTCCTTTATTAAGAACTACATTTTTGTTGTGGGTATTGCTTGTTTGAGTTTGTTGCTTAGAGGAAGCAGTATAGCAGCATAGATTATTTTGAACCTTTGATTTTAATCAAtagtaagtttttttttcttatagCTGAAGTTAGTTTTTTTGTACGCTCAATGTTTTGCAAATTTAATTAGGCCTGGCGTAAAAGATCAAGATCATTGTTTTGCATACTTTTAAAAGGCAAAGAGTGCAGAGTTTTCTGTGTGCAAAATTATCTCCGTCTTACTTGTGTCAGTTTTTGAGTGGATGCATAGTTTAAGATGTTAGTTAACTCATACTGGAGTATATTATTTTAGTAGTAGTAATCAAATAAAATGTTGTAGTTAACAAGTTAGTTTGATACAAAAGACCATATCAAAGTCTAAAAATATGAATAACTAATCAATgagttcttgaaagttctaaaagTGGAATCGTGTCAAATATTTATATCTTGAAATTGGTAACAAATCGTGTCAAATATTTTTGGAATGCCCAAAATGGAAAGAGTCATgtaaattgaaacagatggagtatgtgtgtacatatatctatatctttttttttttttttggtaaccatggtgtccgggccagcttgcgcgcacctcgactaattccacgtgCTACCTGCTAACTTCTGCCAGCAACAAATACCAAGAACTCCATCCCAAAGCTTAGACAGATGGAAAGAAATCGCCTAGTGTTTTTGTCTCCGCTGAGATTTGAACTTGAGACCTCAGGgttctcctcccacttcattgaccactaggccacacccttgggcgCATAGATGGAGTATGTTGTATGGGATCTAATTGAGATTTTTATTATTTGTGTTTCGATTGAAACAGATGGAGCATATTGTTATAATATGATCTGATTGATATTTTTCTATTTGGTTTTTTATTAACCTTTTCAGAAGCACAGGATAGATGTTCAGGCGCTTAGTGCAGTTCAACAGGTGATATAAACTTTATATAACTTCTTACAGCTGTGAAAGTCTACTTGGATTGTTACTTATGTTTGCAAACCTTTTTTCTGCTGTTTGGTTTAGGAAGAAGTTGAAAGCCTCAAAGAACCGATCTTGAATGTCTACCGAGATGGAGACCAAAGTTCTGCTGTCAGTTTGGATACTATACATAAGAACGATAGTCTTGGCCAACTTAAGAATTTCAGTTTGTCGGGAAATGATGGTAATTTGATAATTCAGATGCTCTTACCTTTTTTCCGCCCTTCATTTCTGTTCATTCTATAAATGGAAATCAATTATACACCTTTCTACCTAATTTCAGTAACCACACATGATGTGAAGAAAGAAAGTCAACCAAGTTTACCGGAGCAAACGCTGGCCACAGCTAGAGAAAAGGCAGTGGTATGTATGGAAGTCTAATGCATGCAACAACTACCATCAGcctttttatttgtttatttttgaTAAGTAGACTTCAATCTTTTAAATAGTACAATAAAAAGCCACAGAGGCACAGTTGGGTGGTGTTTCTCATAAGGAAAGTAGTAGCAGTGGAACGATTTGCACTATCGTAGAACGCAATGGTTGCAATCATTCATATAGTTGACCCTGAAATTTGGAATAATGGAATGATTGCTTAACTAAGAAAGCCACTAATGTTGCTTGTCCAGAACTTGTGATTAATAGATGTACTTTAATTATCGTTTGGCTAAAATTGAATTGGTGATTTTTAGATATAATATCATGTGTTGTTTGCAGTTTTAAAGTTGCATATGCATTACTGCTGAATTCCTTTGTTTGgtgttacttcatttccatatcgctttgaatctcttagccttatctgacctcttttgatgttttttatgttttttattgagccgagtctttcggaaacagccgtcctaccttggtaggagtaaggtctgcgtacactctaccctccccagaccccacgttgtgggatttcactgggttgttgttgttggtggtggtggtggtgttgcTTTAATGTGATGAATGTGTATTAAAAATCTATGTCCTCATGCTTTGGAACACTTACCAAGAAATGGTTTTCTAAAAAAAAGGTAAATTAGCAAATTTAGATTTTGCATGTTCGTGACGGTAGGAAGCTGTCAATTGATGGTTCGTATGAAAgatttttgttccttttttttcctAATGAAAATAAGTTTTGGTTGACTGTTTATAAGAAGGGATTTTTTGcgtctttattaaaaaaaaaaaaaaaaggattttttgtGTGCCATGTTCATTTATGATTTTTACTTTCTAAGATTCAACTGTTGTGTGTAATAAATTTGGAAAAAGTAGGATTTTAATTATGGAATTGAGGATTTACAGTATTATTGTTTTCTCTCTCACCTCTCTTTCCTCTCCCTGTATATGATCGAATACTACTGTTAAACTGGAGTTTGTTTTATGTATTTAGTTTGTGTAAACTGCAAGCTCATTCTGCATATGTGATCTTCTGATTTTAGTTTGTCTTATTGCAGGAAAAATCTAGACCGAAAGAAGTTCAACACGGTCAGAATGTACAGTCTCATCCACGGAGGGCATTAGATGAGAGGGTGAAGGAGATTAAAGATCAGCTGATTAGGGCCAAAGCATTCTTGAATTTTATACCAGCGGGTAGTAACTCTAATTTTGTGAAAGAGATAAAGCTACGAATGAAAGATTTGGAACGAACTGCTGGTGAAGTTTCCAAAGATTCTGATTTGTCAAGGAGGTAAGGTGATATTTCACTTGAACGATTTGATATATGTTAATTGCTCCACAGTAGCATAAAATCTGCTTGGCTTGGAGTAGTGGCTTTTCTGAGCTACTTTCTGTTCCTTTTTATGATAAGTGTGAATTGTGTTTTGTACTTATTGAGTCTGAAAGAATGTCTGAGAGAAGGTCAAAATGGTTAAATGGAATTGACAAATAGATTGGTGCTAAagttaattatgtacacaaaGACTGACATTAACTTGATATTTGTCCATGAGTAGTTGAGGAAAAATTGGTTGGTCTAGTAAGTGTTTTAATGTCAGCGAGTGAATACTATTTTGTATTATTATTCTCAGTCTAGTAACTAAGTACTCAGTGTCTGCAAGTGGATGCTTTTATTGATTATTCACTTTTATTGAGTCTGAAAGAATATCTGAGAGAAGGTCAAAATGGTTAAATGGAATTGACAAATAGATTGGTGCTAAagttaattatgtacacaaaGACTGACTTTAACTTGAGAATTGTCCATGAGTAGTTGAGGAAAAAGTGTTAGTCTTGTAACTAATTGTTTTAATTTCAGCAAGTGAATACTTTTTTGTATTATTATTCTCAGTTTTGTAACTAAGTACTCAGTGTAGGCAAGTGGATGCTTTTCTTGATTATTCAATTTGTCCTCTTTTAAGAATATTTTGGGCACAATTATTAAGCTTTGAATGGATGTTTTGGATGTATTGAAATAGAAGTGGGGTCCAGGAAGTGACAATAAGGCTAAAATTGTAAAATGGAAGTGGTCTGGGGGTGCTTTTTAATTGGTAAAATATTGAAAAGGTATTGAAGAGTGTAGAGGAAAGCTTTTCCTTAAGGGAAGTAGATAAAGTCTTGAGATAACGTAAAATAGGATTTTTAtgggaactcacatttggaagtaCAGATTTTGTAGTTTATGTTATTTTTGGTCTATTTCAAGAGTCCGGTGCAACTTTTTGAGGTGCAAGTTCATTTATTTATATCTATTTTTATGCCTGGTGTAGCTTTACGTTGCGCTTTCTGGAATTTTGACGGAAATTTCTGGTTAAAAGATATTTCCGCAGTTCTGGTTAAATTTAACAATCAGAGTTTAGTAAAATATCTGACGGAGACCGAAAGTGCTCATTTTTGGCAAACTTAATGGACCAAAATTGCTCAACTGATATTTAACtaactattttgaacctactaccaAAGAtaaggaccatttttgtcattttccccATGATATGTCGTGTGTGgatcattataaaaaaaaatatactattTGGCTTGGGAATTGGGAAGTACTAGTTAAATTATGTATGTATGATCTAAGAACAGTTATCTTTCTAGGGCTATACAGAAGATGAAGGCCATGGAATCAACCCTGTCGAAAGCCGGTAAATTGTTCCCTGAATGCTCATCAATGGTGAAGAAACTTCGTGCGATGACATATAATGCTGAGGAACAGCTTCGGTCGCAAAAGAATCAAGCTTCCTTCCTTGTAAATCTTGCTGGACGAACTACTGCGAAAGGCCTTCATTGCCTCTCCATGCGGTTGACTACTGAATATTTTTCCCTACAACCTGAGGAGCAGGAACTGCCTAACCAACATAAATTTCAGAATCCAGATCTCTACCACTTTGGTCTTTTCTCTGACAATGTTTTGGCATGTTCTGCAGTTGTCAACTCAACTGTATCAACTGCTAGGGTGAGCTGCTCCATAATTTTCTTAATCTTGGcttttatatttcttttttcaATCTCTTACTCCCATTGTTTCAATTTACGTTTATTACTTCCCTTTATAAAGAATGcaactttttatatttagtactcCTCTTCAGTTCCAAACATCTCACCTCGGCATGACCACAAGATCCAAAGGCATTTTGATGCATTACACACATCTTcagtttaagaccacaaaattcaaCAATCTCTTTTACTTTCTTAAACgttgtgcccagtcaaactaagacacgtAAAATGAAACCGAAGGAGTATTATCTTTCATCCTCGGTCTATTCTACAGTGATCTTTTGATGATGAAGAATAGAACGTAGGTATTTGGCAGTAAGTCATGTTGCATATGGTCTTTAGAGGAAATTTTTCATTTAGTATCTATGTTAGTTGATGCTTACCTGTAAGAAGCTTTGGTTTTGGTATGGAACAGGCCAATTCCAATTATGCATATAAATCCACTTTTAATTTATGAGAGCACAAATGCTTATTGTGACTGCAGTAACATTGTCATTTGTAACTTATCATGCAAGTGTTGTATATATTAGGGCTAAACTTTTATGGTTTCATAACAGAAAGGGAGTAACTATTGATCACTATATATTTTGAAGAGAGAAATTAAAGTAATAATGGTAATGCACGTACTTATGGTAAGTGTTTATGTATTTTGCAGGTTCCAGAGAAGATAGTGTTTCATATAGTGACAGATTCTCTTAACCTACCAGCCATGACAATGTGGTTCTTGTCGAATCCTCCTGGCAAAGCAACAATTCAGATCCAAAGTATAGACAGATTTGATTGGTTATCAAACAAGGATATTCTGCAGAAGCAAGAGTCTCTTGATCAAAGATACACTTCTTCACTGAACCACCTGCGCTTTTATCTGCCTGATATTTTTCCTTCTCTCAACAAGATAGTGCTCCTTGATCATGATGTGGTTGTGAAAAGGGATCTTAGCGGACTTTGGCGCATCAACATGAAGGGCAAAGTGAATGGTGCGGTGGAGACTTGTATTGAAGGCGAGCCTTCATACCGCCGAATGGATATGTTAATCAATTTCACTGACC
Coding sequences within it:
- the LOC132602989 gene encoding probable galacturonosyltransferase 6 translates to MRIFRRCTRIFFILCLFAVFITTPILLLSSHWHLGSDASKEFVGDLSYLKHRIDVQALSAVQQEEVESLKEPILNVYRDGDQSSAVSLDTIHKNDSLGQLKNFSLSGNDVTTHDVKKESQPSLPEQTLATAREKAVEKSRPKEVQHGQNVQSHPRRALDERVKEIKDQLIRAKAFLNFIPAGSNSNFVKEIKLRMKDLERTAGEVSKDSDLSRRAIQKMKAMESTLSKAGKLFPECSSMVKKLRAMTYNAEEQLRSQKNQASFLVNLAGRTTAKGLHCLSMRLTTEYFSLQPEEQELPNQHKFQNPDLYHFGLFSDNVLACSAVVNSTVSTARVPEKIVFHIVTDSLNLPAMTMWFLSNPPGKATIQIQSIDRFDWLSNKDILQKQESLDQRYTSSLNHLRFYLPDIFPSLNKIVLLDHDVVVKRDLSGLWRINMKGKVNGAVETCIEGEPSYRRMDMLINFTDPMVATRFDVKSCTWAFGMNMFDLQEWRKRNLTGLYHKYLEMGSNRPLMKAGTLPMGWMTFYKHTRAIDRRWHVLGLGYESGVKLNEIDQAAVIHYDGVMKPWLEIGLQKFKPYWKKHIRYEHPFLQQCNIQD